One genomic segment of Diceros bicornis minor isolate mBicDic1 chromosome 13, mDicBic1.mat.cur, whole genome shotgun sequence includes these proteins:
- the ZFP69B gene encoding zinc finger protein 69 homolog B, producing MLQQLLITLPTEASTWVKLHHPEKAKEGVPLWENVTKMLGGEALMAQDADETHGESFKGEMTSGPPTAEFQELLTFKDVSVDFTQDEWGQLAPAHRSLYREVMLENYGNLVSVGYQLSKPGVISQLEKGEEPWLIERDISGGPTSDLGSKTETKESALKNDISWEELHYGLVMERSTRGSMLYSALGRVSKCDKLESHQENEGMGEGQISLIHKKTLTQERDQESNRFEKSINVSSKVIPGPVGPPRKRDHEYDISGKRSRYNLDLINHSRSCARMKTFECNICEKIFKQLIHLTEHMRIHTGEKPFRCKECGKTFSQSSSLIPHQRIHTGEKPYECKECGKTFRHPSSLTQHVRIHTGEKPYECGVCEKAFSQSIGLIQHLRTHVREKPFTCKDCGKAFFQIRHLRQHEIIHTGVKPYICNVCSKTFSHSTYLTQHQRTHTGERPYKCKECGKAFSQRIHLSIHQRVHTGVKPYECNHCGKAFRHDSSFAKHQRIHTGEKPYDCNECGKAFSCSSSLIRHCKTHLRNTFSNDM from the exons ATGCTGCAGCAGCTCCTGATCACCCTGCCCACGGAGGCCAGCACCTGGGTGAAGTTGCACCATCCAGAGAAGGCCAAGGAGGGCGTGCCCCTGTGGGAAAACGTGACTAAGATGTTGGGAGGAGAAG CTCTGATGGCTCAGGATGCTGATGAGACCCATGGAGAAAGTTTCAAGGGTGAAATGACCTCTGGGCCCCCAACAGCAGAATTCCAG GAACTGTTGACCTTCAAGGACGTATCTGTGGACTTCACCCAGGACGAGTGGGGGCAACTGGCCCCTGCTCACCGGAGTCTGTACCGGGAGGTGATGCTGGAGAACTATGGGAACCTGGTCTCAGTGG GATATCAGCTTTCCAAACCTGGTGTGATTTCCCAgttggagaaaggagaagagcCATGGCTGATTGAGAGAGACATTTCAGGAGGTCCAACTTCAG ACTTGGGGAGTAAAACAGAGACCAAAGAGTCAGCCTTAAAGAATGACATTTCATGGGAAGAATTACACTATGGCCTGGTGATGGAAAGGTCCACAAGAGGAAGCATGTTGTATTCTGCATTGGGAAGAGTCTCCAAATGTGATAAGTTAGAAAGTCACCAGGAAAATGAAGGAATGGGTGAGGGGCAAATCTCCTTGATCCACAAGAAAACACTCACTCAGGAGAGAGACCAAGAATCTAACAGATTTGAGAAAAGTATTAATGTGAGCTCAAAAGTTATTCCAGGACCAGTAGGTCCTCCAAGAAAAAGAGACCATGAATATGACATATCTGGAAAGAGAAGTAGATACAATTTAGATTTGATTAATCATTCAAGGAGTTGTGCAAGAATGAAAACCTTTGAATGTAATATATGTGAAAAAATCTTCAAACAGCTCATTCACCTTACAGAACACatgagaattcatactggagagaaacctttcagatgtaaagaatgtggaaaaACCTTTAGCCAAAGTTCATCCCTTATTCCACATCAGAGAATccatactggtgagaaaccctatgaatgtaaggaatgtgggaaaacctTCAGACATCCATCATCTCTTACTCAACATGTTAGAATTCATACTGGGGAGAAGCCCTATGAATGTGGTGTATGCGAGAAAGCattcagccagagcattgggctgATCCAGCATTTGAGAACTCATGTTAGAGAGAAACCTTTCACATGCAAAGACTGTGGAAAAGCATTTTTCCAGATTAGACACCTTAGGCAGCATGAGATTATTCATACTGGTGTGAAACCCTATATTTGTAATGTATGCAGTAAAACCTTCAGCCATAGCACATACCTAACTCAACACCAGAGAACTCATACTGGGGAAAGAccatataaatgtaaggaatgtgggaaagcctttagccAGAGAATACATCTTTCTATCCATCAGAGAGTCCACACTGGAGTGAAACCTTATGAATGCAATCACTGCGGGAAAGCCTTTAGGCATGATTCATCCTTTGCtaaacatcagagaattcatactggagaaaaaccttaTGACTgtaatgaatgtggaaaagccttcagcTGCAGTTCATCACTTATTAGACATTGCAAAACACATTTAAGAAATACTTTCAGCAATGATATGTGA